The DNA segment CGAGATCTTCGCATCGCCCAGCGTCGAGGCCGTGCTGGCGGCCATTCGCGCGGTCACCGGCGCACCGGGATGCCTGCTGATCGTGAAGAACTACACCGGCGACCGGCTCAATTTCGGCCTTGCCGCCGAGCGCGCCCGCGCCGAGGGCTATGACGTCGAGATGGTGATCGTCGCCGACGACATCGCCTTGCCTGAGATCGACCAGCCGCGCGGCGTGGCCGGCACGCTGTTCGTGCACAAGATCGCCGGCCACCACGCCGAGGCCGGGGACGACCTTGTTGCCGTTGCCACGGCCGCCCGCGCCGCGGCCGCCGACATCGTCTCGCTCGGTGTGTCGCTCGCCTCCTGCTCGATCCCCGGTCAGGCGCATGAAGCGCGCCTCGGCGCGAATGAGGGCGAGCTTGGGCTGGGCATTCATGGCGAACCGGGGGTCGAGCGCATCCCGTTGCTGGCGGCGGAGGCGATCACCGCCCTCATGGCGGACCGTCTCGCCGCAAGGCTGGCGCCCGGCGCCGATTACGCTCTGCTGATCAACAATCTCGGTGCCGTCCCGCCGCTGGAAATGAGCCTCATCGCCGACGCGGTGCTGCGTTCCGTATTCGGCAGGCAGGTGAAGCTGGTCATCGGCCCGGCGGCGCTGATGACCGCGCTCAACATGAACGGCTTCTCGCTCTCCCTGCTGCGCCTCGACGCCGCGCGCGAGCGGGCCCTCGGTGCAAGCGTGGAGCCCCTCGCCTGGCGGCCAGCGGTCGAGATAGGCGAGGTTCTCGTCCTGCCGCCGCCGGCGACGCGGCGCGAGGCGGACCCGGCGGCCAGCCCCGACGCGGCCTCCGAGGCTGTCATCCGGGCGGCCTGCGCCACGCTCATATCGCTTGAGGAGGAACTGAACCGCCTCGACGCGCGCGCCGGTGACGGCGATACCGGCTCCACCGTCGCCACCGGCGCCCGGGCGGTGGAGGCGCGCCTCGCCGCGCTGCCGCTCGCCGACAGCGCGGCCACTCTTCATGCCCTTGGCGAAACACTCGGACAGGCCATGGGTGGGTCGAGCGGCGTGCTGATGTCGATCTTCTTCACCGCCAGCGCCAAGGCGATGCGCGAGACCGCCGACCTGCCCCTCGCACTGCTTGCCGGCCTCGATCGCATGACCTTCTATGGGGGAGCGGGTCTAGGCGCGCGCACCCTGGTGGATTCGCTGGAGCCTGCACTGAAGGCTCTGTCGAAGGGCAGCCTTGCGGACGCGGCGCAGGCGGCGCATCAGGGCGCGGAGGCGACCAAGGCGATGACGCGGGCGCGTGCCGGCCGGGCCTC comes from the Ancylobacter pratisalsi genome and includes:
- a CDS encoding dihydroxyacetone kinase subunit DhaK yields the protein MKHFFNRRESIVTEALDGLLRTSPPGMLARLDTYPDIKVVLRADWDKSKVAVVSGGGAGHEPSHAGFVGRGLLTAAVSGEIFASPSVEAVLAAIRAVTGAPGCLLIVKNYTGDRLNFGLAAERARAEGYDVEMVIVADDIALPEIDQPRGVAGTLFVHKIAGHHAEAGDDLVAVATAARAAAADIVSLGVSLASCSIPGQAHEARLGANEGELGLGIHGEPGVERIPLLAAEAITALMADRLAARLAPGADYALLINNLGAVPPLEMSLIADAVLRSVFGRQVKLVIGPAALMTALNMNGFSLSLLRLDAARERALGASVEPLAWRPAVEIGEVLVLPPPATRREADPAASPDAASEAVIRAACATLISLEEELNRLDARAGDGDTGSTVATGARAVEARLAALPLADSAATLHALGETLGQAMGGSSGVLMSIFFTASAKAMRETADLPLALLAGLDRMTFYGGAGLGARTLVDSLEPALKALSKGSLADAAQAAHQGAEATKAMTRARAGRASYVGARDLEGSPDPGAFAVARVFEALARLG